The genomic interval TTACGGCGTTGATATGGACAGCGACAAGTTTACTCAACTTAAAAAAGAGTTTGACTATATTGTTATCGCTGTTGGCACCCACGAACCCCGTCGCATTCCTTTTCCGGGCCATGAAAAAGTAATACCAGCTCTGGATTTTTTAAAGTCAGCAAAATCTGATACACCGATGAAAATTGGTAAAAAAACAGTGATTATCGGTGCAGGTAATGTTGGCTGTGACGTCGCTTGTGAGGCCTATCGCCTTGGCACAGAGAAAGTCACCTTGGTAGATATTCAAAAGCCTCTTGCCTTTGGTAAAGAAAAAGAAGCTGCCGAAAAACTGGGCGCGACCTTCCAATGGCCAGTCATGACCAAGGAAGTCACCGATGAAGGCTTGATTGATAATTCCGGAACCCTTTATCCCGCCGACACCGTTATCATTTCAATAGGCGACGTGCCTCGCCTTGGTTTTCTTCCTGACGCGATAGAATGCCTTAATGTTGGCGGGGCCAGCTGGATAAAAACGGATAACGCCGGCCGAACCTCTGATTCGAAAATATTTGCAATTGGTGATGTTAAACGACCTGGCCTCGCCACAAACGCACTTGGCGCCGGCAAAGATTCCGCTGAAGCCATTATTGCAGATATTGAAGGCAGAGAGTGGAAGCCTTTTGCTAAAAACGTGGTCTCCATTACCAACCTGACTCTTGCGCATTACTGCCCGACACCTACTGATGGAACTCCGGAAGAAGAGGCCGACCGCTGCTTGAGTTGCGGCTCCTGTAGGGACTGTCACCTTTGTGAAACCATATGCCCCACCAATGCCATCAAGCGCCGCGAGCTAAAAGAGGTTAACGACTATGAGTATATCTCTGATGATAGTAAATGTATCGCCTGCGGCTATTGTGCAGACACCTGTCCTTGCGGGATTTGGCAGATGAGACCCTTTTAATCCTTGATTCAAATTTCATATTCTACTTCAAGGCATCGTATTTTTTACGATGCCTTTTTTTTGGGGGGTAGTCTCGTAAAAAGTCCAAAACCGAAAAATCGCACCCAATGATTTCAATATGTTAGGTTGGGTAAAATTGCCAAAATCGGACTTTTCACGAATACATCAAGGCTTTATTTCTTTTTGTTGCTGCATTCACAGCAGGTATTAAGTCCAATTACAGCATACAGAGGACAGAACCGCAACAATCCGGTCAATAAGGGGGCAAAGGCTAGAACCTTGATAATTGTTTTCGAGGTTCCTGCGGACACAACTGGATTGTCAAAGTAACCGATATAAACGAGGCAGGCGAAAACAATTAGACGAATAGCCATGTCAATGGTACCAACATTTTTTTTCATAACAACTCCTCTCCTTTAAGTTCTATTAAACGCAAAACATCCCATAAGGCCGTTATTAATTGCTAAATCTACCTGACAAGCCTGGATGACAGCGGCTACAGCTATTCATTGGAAATGCAACTGTCATATGGCACATGCCGCAATAATAGCCATAAAGGTTTTTTTCCTTATCAAATTCTTCGGTACCAAAACTTTCAATTTTAAACACGTCTGGGTGGCAATTCGAACAGTCAAGCCAGGCTATGTGCTCCTTATGTGGAAACGAGACATGAATACGCGAGACGTTTGTATACCACTTTAAAGGTTCATACAAATTAGAAGGCAAGGGTAACGATGTCTGCTCATCACCAGCGCTCAGAATATTCTTTGGCCTGATAACAGATGTCTTGATAGCGTTTACCCAGTCTATCTTATCCCCGTCGGTCAGCCGAGGGAGGTCAGCCGCCAGTTTTTCATATTCAGGACTGGAATAGACGGCGTTCAATTTTTGTTTACTGAGGTGACACCGATCACAAGCAAACTCAACTGAAAAAGCAATCTTGCCATTATGGCAGGCCCCGCAAAATCGCCCATCAAGATAATCCTCCCGGGTGATACCACTCTCTCCCTTTTTCATGCTGAACTCAAGCTCAACATGACATACGCGGCAGGTATACTCGACCCTGTGGGTGGCATGTGAAAAAACAACCGGATCCACCCCCCTCTTTTCAGTTCGACCCCGCATAACTAAAACACCATAACGATCAGGGCGCCCGTTATACATAGCCATATGCAGCAAATTATCGAGTTCGGCACGAGAAAGAGGAGGTTTGCTATATTTCTTGTGCCGAATAACTGCACCCGGTGGCCTCTGATCGATGAGTTCATCGATACAGCCACCCGAAGTGAGAAGAATTAAAAAAATGCCGACACAGCTGCAAATATACCTCAGCACTCCAACTTTTCTCTCCTGCTCTCGCACCGTTACTGACTCACAGGCGTTGAGTGACAATTGTTGCAATCATTAAGAGGAAAAGCGACACTACCATGGCATATACCACAGAATTTTCCTTCCGTGATCTCCT from Desulfobulbaceae bacterium carries:
- a CDS encoding DUF2892 domain-containing protein, producing MKKNVGTIDMAIRLIVFACLVYIGYFDNPVVSAGTSKTIIKVLAFAPLLTGLLRFCPLYAVIGLNTCCECSNKKK